In a genomic window of Venatoribacter cucullus:
- the uvrB gene encoding excinuclease ABC subunit UvrB — MTKAFELSSKYSPAGDQPEAIRQLVAGVNAGLLKQTLLGVTGSGKTFTMANVIAQCQRPAIIMAHNKTLAAQLYGEFKEFFPNNSVEYFVSYYDYYQPEAYVPSSDTFIDKDASVNEHIEQMRLSATKALMERRDAIIVATVSAIYGLGDPDSYLKMMLHIVRGDSIDQRAILRRLAELQYTRNEMDFHRGTYRVRGDVIDIFPAESDDEAVRIELFDDEVEQISLFDPLTGEVLNKQARVTIYPKTHYVTPRQRILDAIEGIKVELDERLQYYRDNNLLVEAQRLEQRTRYDLEMMQELGYCSGIENYSRYLSGREAGAPPPTLFDYIPDDALIFVDESHVTIPQIGGMYRGDRSRKETLVQFGFRLPSALDNRPMRFEEWEAIVPQCIFVSATPGNYEKEHQDAVVEQVVRPTGLIDPVIEVRPATGQVDDVLHELQLRTAVGERVLITVLTKRMAEDLTNFLQEQNIRVRYLHSDIDTVERVEIIRDLRLGEFDVLVGINLLREGLDIPEVSLVAIFDADKEGFLRSERSLIQTIGRAARNLNGKAILYADRITDSMQKAIDETDRRREKQVRFNTEHGITPVGVTKSVADILEAAPPPGKKGKAMKTRGRKVAEDKGAYGSGDWQHLPAAELVKQVAKVEDQMFKAARDLQFEEAARLRDLLHEMKQKVIANS; from the coding sequence ATGACCAAAGCATTTGAGCTTTCCTCCAAATATTCTCCGGCCGGTGATCAGCCGGAGGCTATCCGTCAGCTGGTGGCTGGTGTGAATGCCGGCCTGCTTAAGCAAACCCTGTTGGGCGTGACCGGCTCGGGTAAAACCTTCACCATGGCCAATGTGATTGCCCAGTGTCAGCGCCCGGCCATTATCATGGCGCACAACAAAACCCTGGCGGCGCAGCTGTACGGTGAGTTCAAAGAGTTTTTCCCCAATAACTCGGTGGAGTATTTCGTTTCTTATTACGACTACTACCAGCCGGAAGCCTATGTGCCATCGTCCGATACCTTTATTGATAAAGACGCCTCGGTTAACGAACACATTGAACAGATGCGCTTGTCAGCCACCAAAGCGCTGATGGAACGCCGCGACGCTATTATTGTGGCGACGGTGTCGGCCATTTACGGTTTGGGTGATCCGGATTCTTACTTAAAAATGATGCTGCATATTGTGCGTGGTGACAGCATTGATCAGCGTGCGATTTTGCGCCGGCTGGCGGAATTGCAGTACACCCGCAACGAAATGGATTTTCATCGCGGTACTTACCGCGTGCGCGGTGATGTGATCGATATTTTCCCGGCTGAAAGCGACGACGAAGCGGTACGCATTGAATTATTCGACGACGAAGTGGAACAGATCAGTTTGTTTGATCCGCTCACCGGCGAGGTGCTGAATAAACAGGCGCGCGTTACTATTTATCCGAAAACCCACTACGTAACGCCGCGCCAGCGCATTCTGGATGCCATAGAAGGTATTAAGGTGGAGCTGGACGAACGCCTGCAGTATTACCGCGATAATAATTTACTGGTAGAAGCACAGCGGCTGGAACAACGCACCCGTTACGACCTGGAAATGATGCAGGAGCTGGGTTACTGCTCGGGCATTGAAAACTACTCGCGCTATTTATCCGGCCGTGAAGCCGGCGCGCCGCCGCCAACGTTGTTCGATTATATTCCCGATGATGCACTGATTTTTGTCGATGAATCGCACGTTACCATTCCGCAGATTGGCGGCATGTACCGGGGTGACCGTTCGCGTAAAGAAACCCTGGTACAGTTTGGTTTCCGGCTGCCATCGGCGCTGGATAACCGCCCGATGCGCTTTGAAGAATGGGAAGCCATTGTGCCGCAGTGCATTTTTGTCTCGGCCACACCGGGCAACTACGAAAAAGAGCATCAGGATGCGGTGGTCGAGCAGGTGGTACGCCCAACCGGCTTAATTGATCCGGTGATTGAAGTGCGTCCAGCCACCGGCCAGGTGGACGATGTACTGCATGAATTGCAACTGCGCACCGCCGTGGGCGAGCGGGTATTAATTACCGTGCTGACCAAACGCATGGCGGAAGATTTAACCAACTTTCTGCAGGAACAGAATATCCGCGTGCGTTATCTGCACTCCGATATTGATACCGTCGAACGGGTGGAAATTATCCGCGATCTGCGTCTCGGCGAGTTCGATGTATTGGTGGGTATTAACTTACTGCGCGAAGGACTGGATATTCCGGAAGTGTCGCTGGTGGCCATTTTTGATGCGGATAAAGAAGGCTTCCTGCGCAGCGAACGCTCATTAATTCAGACCATTGGCCGCGCTGCCCGTAACCTGAACGGCAAGGCCATTCTGTACGCCGACCGCATCACCGATTCCATGCAGAAAGCCATAGACGAAACCGACCGCCGGCGAGAAAAACAGGTACGTTTTAATACCGAACACGGCATTACCCCGGTGGGAGTCACCAAATCGGTGGCCGATATTCTGGAAGCCGCACCGCCACCGGGTAAGAAAGGCAAAGCCATGAAAACCCGGGGCCGCAAAGTGGCGGAAGACAAGGGCGCGTACGGTAGTGGTGACTGGCAGCATCTGCCGGCGGCAGAGCTTGTGAAACAGGTGGCTAAAGTGGAAGACCAGATGTTCAAAGCTGCCCGCGACCTGCAGTTTGAAGAAGCCGCGCGCCTGCGCGACCTGCTGCATGAGATGAAGCAGAAGGTGATTGCCAACAGCTGA
- a CDS encoding ribonucleotide reductase subunit alpha has translation MQIDNYEDLIMAAMAQTEPQRLLFVFAKSELPEGYTAEQQQRFEQGEGGVLSPVLCVDKLPGEVMHFHELVSESQKTGIDWDVAFVGAMAGRDGFPPMPDDAEPALQLMMNKINAGMIGEFLTFNRQGDMIGLY, from the coding sequence ATGCAGATTGATAATTACGAAGACCTGATTATGGCCGCCATGGCGCAGACTGAGCCGCAACGCCTGTTGTTTGTGTTTGCCAAATCCGAATTACCCGAAGGCTATACCGCCGAGCAGCAGCAGCGCTTTGAACAGGGCGAAGGCGGGGTGCTGAGTCCGGTGCTCTGCGTGGATAAGCTGCCAGGTGAAGTGATGCATTTTCACGAGCTGGTCAGTGAGTCGCAAAAAACCGGGATTGATTGGGATGTGGCCTTTGTCGGTGCAATGGCTGGGCGTGATGGTTTTCCGCCAATGCCGGATGATGCCGAGCCTGCTCTGCAGTTAATGATGAATAAAATTAACGCCGGCATGATCGGCGAATTTCTGACCTTTAACCGCCAGGGCGATATGATCGGTTTGTATTAA
- the ubiT gene encoding ubiquinone anaerobic biosynthesis accessory factor UbiT, translated as MMAAALRQRVQHYLPQLPARVTRYTPAPVMELILTQALNHVLQPECRAGELEFLRRRIARVEITDLNFSFSLTFNGQRLQALLPAQPSEVMLRSDQYSLLQILHGDADPDTLFFRRKLLITGDTELGLYLKNMIDTVPLTQRIPAPLMRLLSHIYQSRQAEK; from the coding sequence ATGATGGCTGCCGCATTACGCCAGCGGGTACAACACTACTTGCCGCAATTACCCGCCCGTGTCACCCGTTACACGCCGGCGCCTGTTATGGAGCTCATACTGACGCAGGCGCTGAACCATGTTTTACAACCAGAATGCCGCGCCGGTGAGCTGGAATTTCTGCGCCGACGGATTGCGAGGGTGGAAATTACCGACCTGAATTTCTCGTTCAGCCTGACTTTTAACGGCCAACGGTTGCAGGCACTGCTGCCGGCGCAGCCATCGGAAGTGATGTTGCGCAGTGATCAGTATTCACTGCTGCAGATACTGCACGGTGACGCCGACCCGGATACGCTGTTTTTCCGCCGTAAATTATTAATTACCGGCGATACCGAGCTGGGGCTGTACCTGAAAAATATGATTGATACCGTACCGTTAACGCAACGGATTCCGGCCCCGTTGATGCGCTTATTAAGCCACATCTACCAGAGCCGGCAGGCAGAGAAGTGA
- the ubiU gene encoding ubiquinone anaerobic biosynthesis protein UbiU, translating into MELLCPAGSLPALKAAIDHGADAVYVGLKDDTNARHFAGLNLASAGLDEAVQYVHRHGRKIHVAINTFAHPDGWERWQRAVDIAVNSGADVLILADISLLAYAHERYPHIEKHLSVQASSTNPAAIDFYRQFGISRVVLPRVLSMQQVRALARLCETPLEVFAFGSLCIMAEGRCYLSSYMTGESPNTAGACSPAAYVRWDEKSDGTLESRLNGVVIDRFAEGENAGYPTLCKGRFQVGDDLYNVLEEPTSLNTLELLPELYKEGIVSLKIEGRQRSPAYVASITKIWRQAIDAVQQDAERFQVKDEWNRVLSSLAEGSQTTLGAYHRKWK; encoded by the coding sequence ATGGAACTGTTGTGTCCGGCGGGGAGCTTGCCCGCCTTGAAAGCGGCCATCGATCATGGTGCCGATGCGGTCTATGTCGGGCTGAAAGACGATACCAATGCCCGGCATTTTGCCGGCTTAAATCTGGCCAGTGCCGGTCTGGATGAGGCGGTGCAATACGTGCACCGGCATGGCCGGAAAATTCACGTTGCCATTAATACCTTTGCCCACCCCGATGGCTGGGAACGCTGGCAGCGCGCGGTGGATATTGCGGTTAACAGTGGTGCCGATGTGCTGATTCTGGCGGATATTTCACTGCTCGCCTATGCCCATGAGCGTTACCCGCACATTGAAAAACATTTATCGGTGCAGGCGTCATCCACCAACCCGGCCGCCATTGATTTTTACCGTCAGTTTGGCATTTCCCGGGTGGTGTTGCCGCGGGTATTGTCGATGCAGCAGGTGCGGGCGTTAGCGCGACTGTGTGAAACCCCGCTGGAAGTCTTTGCCTTTGGCAGCCTGTGCATTATGGCGGAAGGACGCTGTTATTTAAGTTCTTATATGACCGGTGAATCACCCAATACCGCCGGGGCCTGTTCGCCGGCGGCTTATGTGCGCTGGGATGAAAAAAGTGACGGTACGCTGGAATCGCGCCTGAACGGTGTGGTAATTGATCGCTTTGCTGAAGGCGAAAATGCCGGTTATCCCACTCTGTGCAAAGGTCGTTTTCAGGTCGGTGATGATCTGTACAACGTGCTGGAAGAACCCACCAGTTTAAATACCCTGGAATTACTGCCCGAATTATACAAAGAAGGCATTGTGTCGCTGAAAATTGAAGGCCGCCAACGCAGCCCGGCCTATGTGGCCAGCATTACCAAAATATGGCGCCAGGCCATTGATGCCGTGCAGCAGGATGCTGAGCGCTTTCAGGTTAAGGACGAGTGGAACCGGGTACTCAGTTCACTGGCGGAAGGCAGCCAGACCACGCTGGGTGCGTATCACCGCAAGTGGAAATAA
- a CDS encoding U32 family peptidase, which produces MKYSLGAIQYFWPKEVVQSFYKDVADDAGVDIVYLGETVCQKRTELRFADYMDIAHQLREAGKTVCLSTMTLLEAPALVREMVRYVDNGEFMVEANDVGAIQIAREKHLPFVAGAAINCYNQHSLKYLLQQGMQRWVMPVELSRDWLQTLLQQDSLQEDIGRFETEVFAFGHLPLAWSARCFTARSEDRQKDQCELCCIKYPKGREVISQDGQQVFVLNGIQTQSGHRCNLINDLPSMQGLVDVVRISPEPEGTLEWLAAFRANEQGGQPVKLGPTDSNGYWRRVAGMLQVS; this is translated from the coding sequence ATGAAATATTCCTTAGGCGCTATTCAGTATTTCTGGCCCAAAGAGGTGGTGCAGAGTTTTTATAAAGACGTTGCCGATGATGCCGGGGTGGATATTGTCTACTTAGGTGAAACCGTCTGTCAGAAACGTACCGAACTGCGTTTTGCTGATTATATGGACATTGCCCATCAGCTGCGTGAAGCCGGTAAAACCGTGTGTTTATCCACCATGACGTTACTGGAAGCGCCTGCACTGGTGCGCGAGATGGTGCGCTATGTGGATAACGGCGAATTTATGGTGGAAGCCAACGACGTGGGGGCCATTCAGATTGCCCGGGAAAAGCATCTGCCTTTTGTCGCCGGCGCTGCCATTAATTGCTACAACCAGCACAGCCTGAAATACCTGTTGCAGCAGGGCATGCAGCGCTGGGTGATGCCGGTGGAATTATCCCGCGACTGGCTGCAAACCCTGTTGCAACAAGACAGCCTGCAGGAGGATATCGGCCGCTTTGAAACCGAAGTGTTTGCCTTTGGGCATTTACCGCTGGCCTGGTCGGCACGCTGTTTTACCGCCCGATCGGAAGACCGCCAGAAAGACCAGTGCGAGCTGTGCTGCATTAAGTACCCGAAAGGCCGCGAGGTAATCAGCCAGGATGGCCAGCAGGTGTTTGTACTGAATGGTATTCAGACCCAGTCCGGCCACCGCTGTAATTTAATTAACGATCTGCCTTCCATGCAGGGGCTGGTGGATGTGGTGCGGATCAGTCCGGAACCCGAAGGCACGCTGGAGTGGCTGGCCGCTTTCCGCGCCAATGAGCAGGGCGGGCAGCCGGTTAAGCTGGGGCCGACCGACAGCAACGGTTACTGGCGCCGGGTGGCCGGTATGCTGCAGGTCAGTTAA
- a CDS encoding putative zinc-binding protein, translating to MKKNDLPLVYSCSGCSQVAQLANRIAVTLDRRQHAQMSCIAGVGGQVKPLLKLARSGRPILAIDGCALSCAKHSLANIGVQPSHHLQLADYGLKKKCAEEYSDEVAEQLVQEINQTILPQLIPLTAIVDSD from the coding sequence ATGAAAAAGAATGATTTACCGCTGGTTTATTCCTGTTCCGGTTGCTCGCAGGTAGCACAACTGGCTAACCGCATTGCCGTAACCCTCGATCGTCGCCAGCACGCACAAATGTCCTGTATTGCCGGTGTCGGCGGGCAGGTAAAACCCTTATTGAAACTGGCCCGTTCCGGCCGCCCGATTCTGGCCATTGATGGCTGCGCACTCAGCTGTGCCAAACACAGCCTGGCCAATATTGGCGTACAACCCAGCCACCATCTGCAGCTGGCTGATTACGGCCTGAAAAAGAAATGCGCGGAAGAATACAGTGATGAGGTGGCCGAACAGCTGGTGCAGGAAATCAACCAGACGATTCTGCCGCAGTTGATTCCGTTAACGGCCATCGTTGATTCCGACTGA
- a CDS encoding c-type cytochrome has product MRKIVLFTAVAGLLMSGGAMAADAAAGKAKSGVCAACHGADGNSMVPMYPKLAGQHATYLEASMKAYRDGQRTGGNAAIMAPMAKGLSDADIANLAAYYSQQAHK; this is encoded by the coding sequence ATGAGAAAAATCGTACTGTTCACCGCCGTCGCCGGTTTGTTGATGTCAGGTGGCGCTATGGCCGCTGATGCCGCAGCTGGTAAGGCTAAATCCGGTGTCTGCGCCGCCTGTCATGGTGCGGATGGCAACAGCATGGTGCCAATGTACCCGAAACTGGCCGGTCAGCACGCTACCTACCTGGAAGCGTCTATGAAGGCCTACCGTGACGGTCAGCGTACCGGTGGTAACGCCGCCATTATGGCACCAATGGCCAAAGGCCTGAGCGATGCCGATATCGCCAACCTGGCCGCTTATTACAGCCAGCAAGCGCACAAATAA
- a CDS encoding cytochrome c oxidase subunit 3, translating into MNTQSHPVDDVKDDIPGDIALWFFLCAELGVFGLLIIGFALLRLFQPEMVASGLQQLHLHAGIINTMALLTGSWLAAVGVQQVRRQQPEAGRYFIAAAAAGMIYIIVKLSEYTALYEQGYSLHYDAFFGFYFFATFFHFLHVLAGILFLLLVARWLKNHRHNPADRTKTAENVALYWHMVDLVWIVLFPTLYLLR; encoded by the coding sequence ATGAATACCCAAAGCCACCCTGTCGATGATGTTAAAGACGATATTCCCGGTGATATTGCGCTGTGGTTTTTCCTCTGCGCTGAACTGGGGGTATTCGGCCTGCTGATTATCGGTTTCGCCCTGCTGCGGCTGTTTCAGCCTGAAATGGTCGCCAGCGGCTTACAACAGCTGCACCTGCATGCCGGTATTATCAACACGATGGCACTGCTGACCGGCAGCTGGCTGGCAGCCGTGGGGGTACAACAGGTACGCCGGCAGCAGCCTGAGGCCGGGCGTTATTTTATCGCGGCGGCAGCGGCTGGCATGATCTATATCATCGTCAAATTATCGGAATATACGGCACTCTATGAGCAGGGATACAGCCTGCATTATGATGCCTTTTTCGGTTTTTATTTTTTCGCCACGTTCTTTCATTTTCTGCACGTATTAGCCGGTATTCTGTTTCTGCTGCTGGTTGCGCGCTGGTTGAAAAATCACCGTCACAACCCTGCTGACCGGACCAAAACCGCAGAAAACGTGGCGCTGTACTGGCACATGGTGGACCTGGTCTGGATTGTGTTGTTTCCAACCCTGTATCTGCTGCGCTGA
- a CDS encoding nitric oxide reductase activation protein NorD — translation MEEAVGIRWHHFITRMAQRSYPQARVTLEQEQPRLAVVLRALGGDAGLSIRAAAEQRLNTSRSWLQKVAGNGLRFALAWRDADTLYLPAQLEFYPSAELNRELYLWLTALASCQPLLVLAGQEWHSLNQQNVKLCLQHYPGLEPLYHRLVVAEIQERDLRLSLKKSAWPREEAIRLALADPGSVAVLPTGPGDPDPVPLWLYDGRPPKAISRQPDNDSGDQHPAGRGAVTDSKVRRQADFADDPDGRDGLLIFRLESLFSWSEFIPVDRTSDDSDDPDAGRIAEDLDRITLSQNRSNQASRIRLDLDLPSAAEDDIPLGEGLPYPEWDYRKNTLRPDYCRVIPMLPRAAEPTPLPAELQQAAARLRRQFSAFSTAPLIQRRQLQGEQLDLAGCIDHRIQQLRGQGLSSAPVWKQQQHRHRDLSCLVLADLSLSTDAWANNEKQVIDVIRDSLHLMGEALDASDDDFALYGFSSRRRDHVRFNLIKNFNEAWDDVIHGRIQALEPGYYTRMGAAIRQAVDIINDHPAEKRLLLLLTDGKPNDLDIYEGRYGIEDTRMAIQEAHRAGVITYCVTIDQSTADYVPYVFGQQRYFRLNRADQLPQLLPRLYLNLTGRML, via the coding sequence ATGGAAGAAGCTGTTGGTATCCGCTGGCATCACTTTATTACCCGCATGGCGCAACGCAGCTATCCGCAGGCGCGCGTCACACTGGAGCAGGAACAGCCACGGCTGGCGGTGGTGTTACGCGCCCTGGGTGGTGATGCCGGTCTCAGTATCCGGGCTGCCGCCGAACAACGCCTGAACACCTCGCGCAGCTGGCTGCAGAAAGTGGCCGGCAACGGTTTACGCTTTGCCTTAGCCTGGCGCGATGCCGATACCCTGTATTTACCCGCCCAGCTGGAGTTTTACCCGTCAGCCGAGCTGAACCGGGAGCTGTATTTATGGTTAACCGCCCTGGCCTCCTGCCAGCCGCTGCTGGTCTTAGCCGGGCAGGAATGGCACAGCCTGAACCAACAGAATGTGAAATTATGCCTGCAGCATTACCCGGGGCTGGAACCGCTTTACCACCGCTTAGTGGTGGCCGAAATTCAGGAGCGGGATTTACGCCTGAGCCTGAAAAAATCCGCCTGGCCACGGGAGGAAGCCATCCGGCTGGCGCTGGCTGACCCCGGTTCAGTAGCTGTGTTACCCACCGGTCCCGGCGACCCCGATCCGGTACCGCTGTGGCTGTACGATGGCCGCCCGCCCAAGGCAATCAGCCGCCAGCCGGATAACGACAGCGGCGACCAACATCCCGCTGGCCGTGGTGCCGTAACCGACAGCAAGGTTCGCCGCCAGGCCGATTTTGCCGACGACCCGGATGGCCGTGATGGCTTATTAATATTCCGGCTGGAAAGCCTGTTTTCCTGGTCGGAATTTATTCCGGTTGACCGCACCTCTGATGACAGTGACGACCCCGATGCCGGCCGCATTGCCGAAGACCTGGACCGTATTACCCTGTCACAGAACCGTAGCAATCAGGCCTCGCGCATCCGTCTCGACCTCGATTTACCCAGCGCCGCCGAAGACGACATTCCCCTCGGCGAAGGTCTGCCCTACCCGGAATGGGATTACCGCAAAAACACCTTGCGGCCGGATTATTGCCGGGTGATTCCGATGCTACCGCGCGCCGCCGAACCCACGCCCTTGCCGGCCGAATTACAGCAGGCTGCCGCGCGCTTACGCCGACAATTTTCTGCCTTCAGCACCGCCCCTCTGATACAGCGCCGTCAGCTGCAGGGGGAACAGCTGGATCTGGCCGGTTGTATTGACCACCGCATCCAGCAGCTGCGTGGCCAGGGTCTCAGCAGTGCGCCAGTGTGGAAACAACAGCAACACCGCCACCGCGATTTATCCTGTCTGGTACTGGCCGATTTATCGTTGTCGACCGATGCCTGGGCCAATAACGAAAAACAGGTGATTGACGTAATCCGCGACAGCCTGCATTTGATGGGGGAAGCGCTGGATGCCAGTGACGACGATTTTGCCCTGTACGGTTTTTCTTCGCGCCGGCGCGACCATGTACGGTTTAATTTAATCAAGAATTTCAACGAAGCCTGGGACGATGTGATTCATGGCCGTATTCAGGCGCTGGAACCCGGCTATTACACCCGCATGGGTGCCGCTATCCGGCAGGCGGTGGATATTATTAACGACCATCCGGCCGAAAAACGTCTGCTGCTGCTGCTGACCGATGGCAAACCCAATGACCTGGATATTTACGAAGGCCGCTACGGCATTGAAGACACCCGCATGGCCATTCAGGAAGCGCACCGCGCCGGCGTTATTACCTACTGCGTCACCATTGACCAGAGCACCGCCGACTATGTGCCCTATGTGTTCGGCCAGCAGCGCTATTTCCGTCTGAACCGCGCCGACCAGTTGCCGCAGTTGTTACCACGCCTGTACCTGAATCTGACCGGACGTATGCTATGA
- a CDS encoding 4Fe-4S binding protein, with the protein MKTGSQDLRLVTRSAFFWLFVLAPVLDIFRLDLTRGHFIVLGFDWTLGLTPVAGQSPASVFSQLFWSLGLPVLGTLILLIVIVWRWGRIYCGWLCPHFSMLEWLDNKMQHWIGRRSVWEKNTAPARYGAKLVLALWILAVSFLWAVSLLSYLLPPIPLWQQLWTFSVPLYPLIFLAVATLLFVIEFTFARHWFCRYGCAVGIFQSLIWSLNPRAMVVGFQKNRGKDCRDCNACDQVCPMRLAPRASKQRKITCTQCAQCISTCADVQKDNPAGPLLYWASGDDAASQERQLPKIIARERD; encoded by the coding sequence ATGAAAACCGGTTCGCAGGATCTTCGCTTAGTTACCCGCAGCGCATTTTTCTGGCTGTTTGTACTGGCACCCGTGCTGGATATTTTTCGCCTGGATCTGACCCGCGGCCATTTTATTGTGCTGGGTTTTGACTGGACCCTGGGGTTAACCCCGGTAGCCGGCCAAAGCCCGGCCTCTGTTTTTTCCCAGCTGTTCTGGTCACTGGGCTTACCGGTACTGGGAACACTGATTTTACTCATTGTAATAGTCTGGCGCTGGGGTCGTATTTATTGCGGCTGGTTGTGCCCGCATTTCAGCATGCTGGAATGGCTGGATAACAAAATGCAGCACTGGATTGGCCGCCGCTCGGTGTGGGAAAAAAACACTGCCCCGGCCCGTTACGGCGCCAAACTGGTACTGGCTCTGTGGATTCTGGCGGTATCGTTTTTATGGGCCGTTTCCCTGCTCAGCTATCTGCTGCCGCCCATTCCTTTATGGCAGCAATTATGGACATTCAGCGTGCCGTTATATCCGCTGATTTTTCTGGCCGTCGCCACGCTGTTATTTGTGATTGAATTTACCTTTGCCCGCCACTGGTTCTGTCGTTATGGCTGCGCCGTGGGTATTTTCCAGAGCCTGATCTGGTCATTAAACCCGCGCGCCATGGTGGTGGGCTTTCAGAAAAACCGCGGCAAAGACTGCCGCGACTGCAATGCCTGTGATCAGGTCTGCCCGATGCGGCTGGCGCCACGCGCCTCCAAGCAACGCAAAATTACCTGCACCCAATGCGCCCAGTGCATCAGCACCTGCGCCGACGTGCAGAAAGACAACCCCGCCGGCCCGTTACTGTACTGGGCCAGCGGTGACGACGCGGCCAGTCAGGAGCGTCAATTACCCAAAATCATTGCCCGCGAGAGGGATTAA
- a CDS encoding cbb3-type cytochrome c oxidase subunit I has translation MKYQSQAVAKPYFAFAMLLFIGQIVFGLVLGAQYVVGDFMFPEIPFNVARMVHTNLLIVWLLCGFMGATYYLVPEETQCELYSPKLAWILFWAYAIAGTLTIIGYLAVPYATLAEITYNDILPTMGREFLEQPTITKVGIAVVVVGFIFNILMTILRGRKTVINMVLITGLIGLAVFWLFSFYNPSSLTLDKYFWWWVVHLWVEGVWELIMGSILAFVLIKTTGVDREVVEKWLYLIIAMALISGILGTGHHYFFIGAPEYWLWIGSVFSAIEPLPFFMMMVFAFSMIKQRRREHPNKAAVAWAAGCTIMAFLGAGVWGFLHTLAPVNYYTHGSQITAAHGHLAFFGAYVMIVLAIISYAWPQMKGRLSNSPQAQKVEIASIWVMCIAMLAITLLLTAAGVVQVMQQRMPADGIALGYMATQDVIMPIYWARLWCGVAFGVGVLMYLYSFVVANRTHDQAPPLPAKA, from the coding sequence ATGAAATATCAAAGCCAGGCGGTTGCCAAACCGTACTTTGCCTTTGCCATGTTGCTGTTCATCGGTCAGATCGTGTTTGGTCTGGTGTTGGGCGCGCAGTATGTCGTGGGCGATTTTATGTTCCCCGAAATTCCCTTTAACGTTGCCCGTATGGTGCACACCAACCTGCTGATTGTATGGCTGTTGTGCGGTTTTATGGGCGCTACCTACTACCTGGTGCCGGAAGAAACCCAGTGCGAGCTGTACAGCCCGAAACTGGCGTGGATTCTGTTCTGGGCCTATGCCATTGCCGGCACCTTAACCATCATTGGTTATCTGGCCGTGCCTTACGCCACACTGGCGGAAATCACCTATAACGACATTCTGCCGACCATGGGCCGGGAATTCCTGGAACAACCCACTATTACCAAAGTGGGCATTGCCGTAGTGGTGGTGGGTTTTATTTTCAACATTCTGATGACCATTCTGCGCGGTCGTAAAACTGTTATTAACATGGTGCTGATCACCGGCCTGATTGGCCTGGCCGTGTTCTGGCTGTTCTCCTTCTACAACCCGTCTTCCCTGACGCTGGATAAGTACTTCTGGTGGTGGGTTGTGCACCTGTGGGTGGAAGGCGTGTGGGAGCTGATTATGGGTTCTATCCTGGCCTTTGTACTGATCAAAACCACCGGTGTTGACCGTGAAGTGGTAGAGAAATGGCTGTACCTGATTATTGCCATGGCACTGATCAGCGGCATCCTTGGTACCGGCCACCACTACTTCTTTATCGGGGCGCCCGAATACTGGCTGTGGATTGGCTCAGTCTTCTCGGCGATCGAACCGCTGCCGTTCTTTATGATGATGGTATTTGCCTTCAGCATGATCAAACAGCGTCGTCGTGAACACCCGAACAAAGCCGCGGTGGCCTGGGCGGCCGGCTGCACCATTATGGCGTTCCTGGGCGCCGGCGTATGGGGCTTCCTGCACACCCTGGCCCCGGTTAACTACTACACCCACGGTTCACAAATTACCGCGGCCCACGGCCACCTGGCCTTCTTCGGTGCCTACGTCATGATTGTGCTGGCGATTATTTCCTACGCCTGGCCGCAGATGAAAGGCCGCCTGAGCAACAGCCCACAAGCGCAGAAAGTCGAAATTGCGTCGATCTGGGTGATGTGTATTGCCATGCTGGCCATTACCCTGCTGCTGACCGCCGCCGGTGTGGTGCAGGTGATGCAACAGCGCATGCCGGCCGATGGCATCGCCTTGGGCTACATGGCCACTCAGGACGTTATTATGCCGATCTACTGGGCGCGTCTGTGGTGTGGTGTGGCCTTTGGTGTTGGTGTACTGATGTATCTGTACAGCTTTGTTGTCGCCAATCGTACGCACGACCAGGCCCCGCCGCTGCCGGCTAAAGCCTGA